The stretch of DNA GAGCAGGGCGCGACCGTGGACGACCTCGTCGCCGCGCTCGCGCGCGACGCGGGCTTCGACCCGCCCGAACTGCGCGGCCTGGCCGTCGTCTCGGGTGGGGCGTTCGTCGCGCGCACCCGGCCGGTGGCCGACGGCGAGGAGCTCGACGTGCTCGTGCCGGTGTCCGGCGGCTAGGCCTCCATCCCATAGTGGGTGCGGACGAGCTCGTCCAGGCCGCGGCGGGCGAGCGCCTTCGCCGGCGCCAGGAACGTCACCTGGACGACGCCCGGCGCCCGGCCGATCTCGATCGCCCCCGTGATCGTGGCCCGGTTCTTCACCTCCGGCACGCTCATCTCGAGCAGGTCGGCGGCGCGCGCGAGGCCGTTGTCGACGGCGCTGTTCAGGTCGGGACCGCTGCCGATCACGGAGATGGGCAGCGACTCCTCGATCTCGGTCAGGCCGTGTCGCTGCGCGATCTCGGTCGCCCGCGCCCGCTCGGTCGGCGAGAGCGGCCGGGCCAGGAACGGCAGGTCCGACGCCACGGGCAGCAGGATCGGCCCGTCGATCCCAAGCCCCTTGAGCACGTGCACCTGGAGCGTGACCGTCCCGGAGACGTCCGTCGTGTGGCCGGCGATCTCGCCGTCGCCCTGCATCGCGTGCATATCGCCGAGGTAGATCCCCGCGCCCGCGACCTTGACCGGGGCGATCAGGATCGCGCCCGCGCGGGCGGAGTCGATGTCGAGGTGGCCGTCCGTGCGGCTCTCGAGCTGCTCCGGCGTGACCGCCCGGGAGTGGGGCGCGCCGAGCAGGAACGCCCCGAAGTCGCCGGCGTTGTGGGAGTCCGGCAGGTCGACGGCAGGCGTCGTTCCGATCTGGCCCATGAACGGCCGCAGCCGGGTGGCGACGCCGACGAGGTCGTGCGGCGCGAAGAGCAGGATCGGGTTCTGGACGGAGTTCGCAGGGATCGCGCCGGCCGTGTGGGCGTCGTTCGCGAACGCCTCGGCCTGGTCCTTGCCGACCGTGACGCCGACGCGCCACTCCTCGTCGAACGCGATCGTGTAGCCGTTCGTGAACGCGAACGGCGATGCCGGCTCGCCGCAGTTGGCGCAGCGGACGCTGTCGGGGCCGATGCCCTCGAC from Gaiellales bacterium encodes:
- a CDS encoding MoaD/ThiS family protein, yielding MPEVHVRLSGTMAQRLGARRSVALEQGATVDDLVAALARDAGFDPPELRGLAVVSGGAFVARTRPVADGEELDVLVPVSGG
- a CDS encoding acetamidase/formamidase family protein is translated as MAVETRPTTRQGAETVFVDRFCDGIIGPSSEMLGPVRDGGHIVANTAPGCWGPMITPAIKGGHEVTLPVAVEGAEVGDAVAIHIRDISVTSIATSSGNDRMIEGRFNGDPFCAKVCAKCGAEDEATVVEGIGPDSVRCANCGEPASPFAFTNGYTIAFDEEWRVGVTVGKDQAEAFANDAHTAGAIPANSVQNPILLFAPHDLVGVATRLRPFMGQIGTTPAVDLPDSHNAGDFGAFLLGAPHSRAVTPEQLESRTDGHLDIDSARAGAILIAPVKVAGAGIYLGDMHAMQGDGEIAGHTTDVSGTVTLQVHVLKGLGIDGPILLPVASDLPFLARPLSPTERARATEIAQRHGLTEIEESLPISVIGSGPDLNSAVDNGLARAADLLEMSVPEVKNRATITGAIEIGRAPGVVQVTFLAPAKALARRGLDELVRTHYGMEA